In Oncorhynchus masou masou isolate Uvic2021 chromosome 31, UVic_Omas_1.1, whole genome shotgun sequence, the sequence ACTTGCTACTCGCCAAAATGCCAATAATAATAGGAACATACTGTACCTATGTGGCAGTGTTTATTAAGGTAGACTCAGCAATATGAcgtagatgcagaaagtaaacagcatatTAGGTCAATTTCCTTCAACAAGCCCGAGGCTCAACTTCTCCGCTGTTTCAGTCCCGTGGCTTTTAAGCTACAACTGTGTGAAGCGAACATGCGCGCTTgcgcagatactgtgtgtgaccgtgtgagagcaaagtcttgcatctcgctcatctcaatatctgcggTGTTGCTCGTTGCAATGCCATGACTTAaatgctctctcgctctctttcacacacacacacacacacacacacacacacacacacacacacacacacacacacacacacacactgtaatgcgTATTAAAGGGCGGTTGAATTTCACAATTCATTGGTCATGAAGCACGAAAATGCTAAATATCTAAGGTAATGACACCAATGTAATTTTGGTAAACCATCCCTTTAATGCCTATGCATTAATTAATTGTTAGGATTTTTAGTATTTTTTCTAGGCCTTCCCCACTACTTTTCCAACTTTGAACAGGGAGGGGGTGAGTCAATTGATTGCTTGCTGATCACAATTGCGCATGTGCTAACAGTCAGCACGATCAAGAGTAGCAGCCTTAATGCTGAGCAACATTTCATGGAAAAATGTGAATAACACGTGAACATCGCAGTTCAAATATAACCCGTTTATTCGTATCGTTGTGGGATTTTCCTTTTTTCTCTCCCAAGTAATAAGAAATTGCTTTCATTGATAACTACCGCACTGCGCAGTGACGGTTGGGGGAAGTTCACAATTGGAGTAGCTACCCCAGACGCCGGCGGAGTGTCTGTTACATCAAACGCTGTAAAAAGCTACTTCAGAGCAGAGCATCCACATTTGCGTGTTTTCATATCTTTAGGGACAGACATCATACATTTCTTATAGTGGAGAAGTAATTGAAAAACATAAATATTTTTCTTCTTGTTTCAAAAATGGCCGCAGCAATGGTGGAAATGGACGGAAGTATAATGGAGGGTGTGAGTATTTCACACGATTAAAATACACTTTATACTACATATTTTATCAACATGATTTGACATTGAACTTAGAATATGTTTTTACTATGTATATTATGTTTTGTCCTCTTTCAGGGCGGGCAAATTTTGAGAGTATCTGCCGCACTGAGTTGCATCAACGGCGCTTCCATCAGAATAAACAAAATTCGCGCAGGTAGAGGTACACCAGGATTAAGGTATTCATTTCCTAAATCCATGTCATGAATTTGTAGAGTATGTAGCTGGCTAGACGACAACAAAAGCCACATGTCATCCTACTAATATAAGAAAGCTTCATTCGAGTTGCAGTCTAGCCCTGGGGCAATCGCCGGCGTCTCCAGACAGAAGTTTAGTCAATCAGAAAACAAAGCAAAGTTGGTTTAAATTACCTTTATTTTCCAAGCAGATAGAGCGTCAACTTTAATCTGACAATTAGTTGTTTTACAGCCCATGGTCTATAACTTGTCTTATCTTTTGTTTCATATTTAATGGCAGATGCCCACCCTCATAGCTATATTTTTCATGTGATCCTTTGTTGGTAATGTGCAAGCACATGGCAGTTGACTTATTTCTATCAACAACTGAACTAGAATACTTTTCCATCATTGCCTTGTCATTCAGTGCAGATGATATCATAGCCTACATATTGTCATTATTCAATTGAAATAGCTACGTTTTTTTCCTTTCACTGTTAACCCCTTGCCCCCCTTCCCCTTTTCACTACTAGACCACAGCATCTGTCAGGGTTGGAGTTGGTGAGGGACATTTGTTGTGGAAATCTTGAGGGAGGCTCAGTGGGATCTACAGAAGTCACACTCACCCCTGGGAAAATAAAAGCTGGGAATCACACCGCAGACCCACAAACGGCAGGGTAAATCATGTTAGGCTGCACCACCATTATTCCTGACGGCACACATTAAATGGGAGTATGGGACAGACAGTTTTTGGTTCCTAATCTCAGACAAtaatttatttaacaaggcaagtcagttaagaacaaattcttatttacaatgaagggctaggaacagtgggttaacagcctcgTTCAGGGgtggaatgacagatttttaccttgtcagctcggggattcgatctagcaacctttctgttactggcccaatgctctaaacactaggctacctgccacaccaaAGAAAAACAGAGCTGTGGATGGCTATCCAAAGGCACTTGTTAAAAACCTTGTTACTATCAAGCTGACATGATACTTGATACCCATATAAACATTACCCAAAACTATGTAGAGTTAGACAATTTCACAAAATAGcaggattttttttttgttgcctcAGACAATACAATATACTTCAGTGTCAATTTTTAAATGGAAATTCATTTTGTGTATAACGATGGGGGATACTCACGTTTGGGAGTATGTTACAATATGTTAGTCTCCCTGGGCGGCAGATAGCTTAGCGTTTTAagggcgttgggccagtaaccaaaagatcACTCCTTTGAATCCCCTGagccggcaaggtggaaaaatctgccgttctgagcaaggcagttaacccccaacaactgctccctgggcACCTATGATGTCGAtttttaaggcagccccctgcacctctctgattcagagggtttgggTTGATTTTGGTAGAATGCATTTAGTTGTACAACAGGGAAGGTAAAGGGGAACCTAGTCAATCTATCTCATACTTCTATCTTGTTCTGTTCCAGGAGTGTGGGGCTGCTGCTGCAGGTCTCTCTACCCTGTGCCCTGTACGCTGATGGCCCCTCTGAGCTCTGTCTGAAGGGGGGCACCAACGCGGATATGGCCCCGCAGATTGACTACACCATCAAGGTATGGCTAACCTTAACCTGTGTTGGGAGAGGTACCAGTGGCTGTAATTTAAAATTTGttttacctttgtttaactagacaagccagttaagaacaaattcttattttcaatgacggcctaggaacagtgggttaactgccttgttcaggggcagaacgacagatttttacctcatcagctcgggattcgatcttgcaacctttcggttactagtccaatgctctaaccactaggttaccctgccgtaATGTGGGTTGTGTTCCTGGGAAATCATGAATTTTAGTTCTCACAAATTCTTAAATACCTTGTCTATAGACAGGCACGAAGATGGACTGCTTGGTTTGTGACTGTCACTAAACATCCTCTTATTTGCCATCTACTTATTTTTAAGTTAGTTTCTTTGTGTTACCGTTATATGTGCTCCTAAAGTCAGTTTTACATTTTCCCCCAGGTATTCAAGCCCATTGTGGAGAAGTTTGGTGTACATTTCAACTGTGACTTGAGAATGAGGTTAGTATCGTCCTCCCTGTTAGATTAGTGTTGGTGTAAAAAATACTGCCTGGTCCCCAAAATATAACCATGCGTGCATGTTCTTGTCTTGAATAGGGGCTACTACCCCAAAGGCGGAGGTGAGGTGGTGGCTAAGGTTAGCCCAGTGAGCGAGCTGAGCCCTGTCAACATGACCGAACGAGGAACCATCTCCAAGATCTATGGAAGGTCCTTTGTTGCTGGGGTTTTACCCTATAAGGTACCATACCAAGCAATGGCTTTGGGTTAGAGTTGCCTATGCATTTTACTTTAAGTTACTGTTATACAGTGCCTATGGAAAGTCCACACCAGCTTGAACTTTTTTCACatcttgttgtgttacaaagtgggatttaagaaaaaatactccataatgtcaaagtgaaaagagAATTCTACtcatttacatatttttttttttaggctaactggcttaacaaatcacaagTTATATGGActcaccatgaggccattggggATTTTAAAACTGCTGCAGAGTTCAATGGCTATGATGGGCGAAAACAACCGAGGAATAAAAAAACACGGCAAAGGAATTAtgtttggcctaaatgcaaagccttatgtttttgggggcaaatccaatacatcactgagtaactgcctcctttattttgaagcatggtggtgactgcatcatggtatgggtatgcttgacattggCAAAGACTAGgcagtttttcaggatgaaaagaaaCAGGATTGAGCTAAGCCAGTGTTTCCCACACTCGGTCCTCAGGACCCAAACGGgtacacgttttggtttttgccccaaCACTGCACAGCTGATTTAAGTGATCAAAGCTTGATAATTAGTTGAttgtttgaatcagctgtgtagtgcttgggcaaaaccaaaacatgcacctTTTGGGGTccagaggaccgagtttgggaaatcctgagctaagcacaggcacaaTCCAAgagaacctgcttcagtctgctttacaccagacactgggaaagGAATTAATCTTTCAGtgggacaataacctacaacataaagccaaatgtacactggagttgcttaccaaaaagactgaatgttcctgagtggccaagttagttttgacttaaatctgcttgaaaatctatggcaagacatttGTGAAGTGCTGGTTCAGGAAAGTTATTGTATTATTAAAAACAAGGTAtttggtatttattaggatccacattagctgttgcaaaagttgcagctactcttcctggggtccacacaaaacacgaaacaatacagaatgacatacagaacatcattagacaagaacagctcaaggacagaaatacatacatttttaaaaaggcacacgtaaAAAGGAGAGGGGTTATTTAAGATACTCCTTGAAGAAGTAGGGTTCCAGGTGCTTTTGGAAGATGTGCAGGGACTCTGCTTTTCTAGTTTCAGGGGGAAGCTTCTTCTACCATTGGGGTGTCAGGTGAAGAGCTTGGACCAGACTGAGTGGaagctgccctcctgtaggggtggttgggccaagagaccagaggtggctgTACGGAgctggggtgtagggtttgagcatagcctgaaggtagggaaggGCAGGTCCCCGTGCTGCTCTGTATGCAAGccccatggtcttgtagtggatgcgagcttcgactggaTGCCAGTGGAGATTGCAGCGAAGCGGGATGATCttgcaaccagaaggttgcaagattgaatccccgagctgacaaggtaaaactctgttgttctgtccctgaacaaggcagttaaccgtagtccgtcattgaaaataagaatttgttcttaactgacttgtctagttaaataaaggtgttaaaaaaggatctgatggttcacggtgtcgAAGGCAGTGGCTAAATtagaggatgagaacagaggagagagaaagtaagctttggcagtgtggagagcCTCTGTGACACAGAAGAGCATTCTTGGTTGAGTGACCAGTCTTGAAGTCTGACTGGTTATCGGAGTTGATCAGACAACGTGTTTTGGAAagatattaaaaaatatatagtttttGATTTCAAGATGATTTAAGTGTTGTATTTTTGAGGAGGAGAGCGTCTCCGGTCGTTTTGAAGTCAAGAGTGGACACTTCCAGTGGTCAGGGATTaattgatgagggaagtgaggacagggaggtctccagagatgttctggaggaggggaggggttcaagcgggcaggttgttgggcagtCAGACCTCCCTAGTtgcaggatttcatctggagagagaggagagaaagaggtcagagtgGAGTGGACCAGTTGaatcaataggctgagtgaatgactAGCAgatgtcgtcaaccttcttttcaaagtggCTGACAAAGTTGTccggggagggggtggaggattaaGGAGCGAGGAGAAGGTTGAAAAgcgttaacctcttgaatctccccatcccggatccgggatcgtgactaaagcctcaggctcattagcataacgcaacgttaacgatttctgaaaatcgcaaataaaatgaaaataatgtgcctgctctcaagcttagccttttcttaacaacactgtcatctcagattttcaaaatatgcttttgaaccatagcaattgactaatttgtgtaagagtatgctaagctagcttagcattttgagtagcatttagcacgcaacattttcacaaaaaccatataaccaaataaataaaatcatttacctttgaagagcttcggatgttttcaatgaggagactctcagttacataccaaatgcgcagtttttcctgaaagcgtctgtgtgtaggagaaatcgttccgttttgtacatcacatttggctaccgaaacgaaccgaaaattcagtcacctacaacgtcaaactttttccgaattaactccataatatcgaccgaaaaatgcaaacgttgtttggaatcaatcctcaaggtgttttttcacatatctcttcattgatatatcgttcgtggaagcctgcattctcctctgaattctgtggaaaaatacttgcagctgacttttgcgcaccaatttcggcgcaggacaccgggcggacaccaggtaaatgtggtctcttatggtcaatcttccaatgatatgcctacaaatacgtcacaatgctgcagacaccttggggaaacgacagaaagggcagacttactcctctcgcattcacagccatataaggagacaatggaaaacagagcctcaaaaatcctgctcatttcctggatgccgtct encodes:
- the LOC135524691 gene encoding RNA 3'-terminal phosphate cyclase-like; the protein is MAAAMVEMDGSIMEGGGQILRVSAALSCINGASIRINKIRAGRGTPGLRPQHLSGLELVRDICCGNLEGGSVGSTEVTLTPGKIKAGNHTADPQTAGSVGLLLQVSLPCALYADGPSELCLKGGTNADMAPQIDYTIKVFKPIVEKFGVHFNCDLRMRGYYPKGGGEVVAKVSPVSELSPVNMTERGTISKIYGRSFVAGVLPYKLAKDMATTATRVIRREIKDLYINIQTLQEKDMACGSGNGIIIIAESSTGCIFAGSALGKKGVYPDKVGFEAAEMLLRNIRHNGCVDEFLQDQLILFMALANGISRIRTGPVTLHTKTAIHVAEQLTQAKFTVTKADDENASNDTYIIECQGVGVTNPHF